The window ACTCACCCTGCCGTGCACCGGTGGGACTGGATGAGATTAGACCGAGTGAGATTACAGAGGATATGGCTTCGGAGGCGGCTCATCTGTTCAACTTATGAACAATAATATATCTgcatgaaagatgaaaagaagctCAGACTACCAAAACTTGCATGAGAAATGTCTAAACCACCATTTTGCGAGCGACAGGCTGGAAAAAGTACTTTACCCATACCTTATTTTACGAGTAAAATCTCACGCTATCAAGTAGTATATGAGTAGTTGGAGAAAGAGGACGCCTAAATACGGTCGTTCGGTGGCATATGGGCCGTGTGAATAGCATTTCATATAGAGACCGCATGGAGATTGAGATATGAGATAAAGGTAGTATGAAATCCTTTTGTAGATACTTGGGTGGATAGAAGACCAGACAAGGCGACGTTATGTACAGGTAGATCCAATGCCACGGCGCACGTTTTAAACGAAGACTTCCGGAAAGCCAATGTAAGTAAACCTCTGTCCCACATCTCTTATGGACTATGGCGGCTCAGTTCAAGATTCTGTATTGTACCTTGGATGCTCTATATATAAAGCTACTCTATTCTATACATCTTATGCTTCTATTCACACAGGTACATTTACACCATCGTATTCATTTCAACTATACTTGTACTTGAGAAGATTGGGAACAAGGACTTTGAGCTCTACTGCTATCAGGCTCTGCTATTCTGCGACTACAGCGCCCTGAGCCCTTGGTCACCATCCAACCTATTTACCTTATACTGGACTATGAAAATGAAAGTTGAGAAAAGGAATTGTGGCCAGTAATAATGCAAGCAAGCTGGGTGATATATTCAACTTCTTACAACCAAACTCCTATCATCTGGTCAGTGATCCATGGATTGCAAATTACAGTGCCAGGCCTCCCTAGCGTGGCGCTTCCAGGGGCTTCCAGGGAGCCAAGCGCTGTAAGTTCAGTGGCTGAAGCCGCGCCCCACCCTGCGATGGAAGTAAACAAACGCGGTCGCGGACCCACGTCACGATGCAGCGTCAAACAAACAATCAACTGTTGTCTCAGCTGCTGTCCATTCTCGCAGGCCCAATCTCGACTCGACTCCCCTAATCGAAGCCGAAACCCCGATATCACACCTTTTATCAGACTTCGACAAAGGACGAATACCTCCCAATCACGTCTCGCAAACCGCCGATATACAACCAGTTGGCACTTCCTGAGATGCTGCTCTTGGGCCTCTGATAGTCGGTTAAGAGCTTTGCGCCCTTCGTGCCTGCGTTGTCTCTTGTTCACGCCATTCCGACCCAGAAACTAATTACGAGTATACAACAACAAGCCTCCAGCTGCCGTCCCTCGCCCACGCTTGAGGCGATCCTCAACATGGCCACAGAATTTGATCAGTATTTTACCTACGAAGCCCGCCTGGCTTCCTTTCAGAGAGCCACCAGGAAGCGCGGATCAACAACCGGTGGCCGAGCAGCCAAAGCTCTCAATTGGCCCCATAAGCAGATTTCTATCGCAAGCGTACGCGCCCTATTATTGCCAGGCAGTGCATCGATGGGAGACGTGCTGACCTCTTTTGTAGCTTGCCAGAGCCGGGTTTGTGTTTAGACCAAGCCCTGATAGCCCCGATAACACTGTTTGTTTTCTATGCGGAAAGGGACTCGATGGATGGGAAGCAGGCGATGACCCGATATACGAGCACGTCAAACATGCCCCCCATTGCGGCTGGGCAATAgttgctgccattgaggTTGACATTGGCGACTACGGACGAGAGGATCCCAACGACCCCGAGATGATCGAAGCACGTAGAGCGACTTTTGCGGACAGATGGCCTcacgaaaacaaaaagggatGGAAGTGCAAGACTAAGCAGGTTTGTCGCCGCTCGAGAGGATGAAGCCCAGGAACTGAAATATCATGCTGACATGTTACCAGCTGGTGGATGCTGGGTGGAAATACACCCCAACCGAAGAATCGGACGACATGGCTACGTGTACATACTGTCAATTGGCACTTGATGGATGGGAGCAAGGCGACAAACCTTTGTGAGACTTGACTATCTGTCCCCTGGCCCGTACAGACTGACTAACTGTCATCTAGAGATGAACATTACAATCGGTCCCCTGATTGTCCCTTTTTCTCCCTAATTAGCCAATATAGGGCGCTGGGAAAAGGCTCTGGACGTGGAAAAGCATCGCGCAACTCAGCATCATCTGTTCAGTCTTATGGGACAGCCGCAGCTGACATTTCAAATGCCAGTGATGTGAGTGTGGGACCTGAAGACAGTCTTCTTACAACTGCCTCTTCGGCTTCACAACTGGACATGAAAAAACCCAGAGCAAAGAAGGGGGCCGCGGCAAAGGCTGGTAGAAAGAAGATCCAGAAAGATGACCAGTCTGAGCTGGACCAGAGTAGCCagatggaggaagaaacACAGCGCCCAAAGGCTAGGCGCGGCAAGAAGAGACCGAGCGACGCAGTGGAAGACCCGGTACTGAGTTCAACAGACGGGCCCATATCGAAAAAACGAGCGTCACGAACCCCTAGCGTTGGCAGCATTGATGGTGTTCACGAATACGACTCCGAGGCGACCGACATCTCCAGGGCTTCCTACAAAAAGAATGCAGCGCAGCCTCCTTCCAAGAGGGGTCGTAAGGGCGCCCCGAAGTTGATCTCGCATGCATCCATGGCGTCCTTACGGGCTCGCGGCGGGATTCcagacgatgatgagattgaacgTGAGCTGGAGGCTGACCTGAATCGACAATTCACcgacgatgaggagattTCATACGATTCTGACTTGTTACGAAACAAGGTTAAAGCGAATAGAACTGTGACAGACTCGGAGAATGAAGCTTTTCGACCCGCAAAGCCAAGGTCGCCTGAGTATGCCATGTTTGATCCGGCGGTGCCCGAACCCGCTCAGGATGAacttgatgatgagcttaAAGCCTTACAAGCT of the Trichoderma breve strain T069 chromosome 4, whole genome shotgun sequence genome contains:
- a CDS encoding inhibitor of apoptosis domain-containing protein gives rise to the protein MATEFDQYFTYEARLASFQRATRKRGSTTGGRAAKALNWPHKQISIASLARAGFVFRPSPDSPDNTVCFLCGKGLDGWEAGDDPIYEHVKHAPHCGWAIVAAIEVDIGDYGREDPNDPEMIEARRATFADRWPHENKKGWKCKTKQLVDAGWKYTPTEESDDMATCTYCQLALDGWEQGDKPLDEHYNRSPDCPFFSLISQYRALGKGSGRGKASRNSASSVQSYGTAAADISNASDVSVGPEDSLLTTASSASQLDMKKPRAKKGAAAKAGRKKIQKDDQSELDQSSQMEEETQRPKARRGKKRPSDAVEDPVLSSTDGPISKKRASRTPSVGSIDGVHEYDSEATDISRASYKKNAAQPPSKRGRKGAPKLISHASMASLRARGGIPDDDEIERELEADLNRQFTDDEEISYDSDLLRNKPRSPEYAMFDPAVPEPAQDELDDELKALQAEMEVDEAERPPKPKRGRKAESQQEEEGVGSADISAGSTAAGKRGRGRPRASLGSQDESATLDVAESSQQSIKRGPGRPPSRLSLASLLSAETGDAPSANAPIKRARGRPSNASLLSLESTGSDEDILAAPAPAPKPVEKSKDALAPGKRGRGRPAKKVVEAIPVEPVETEAEDDFVEAQESVEEPMRLPRQSPVRAIFSPRGAAVSLASGTPSKLLSPVPSARQAVLSPSQSPQSSDAENQPPSNLTAAKRLVLAPKASTPTHGSPSKRNVMAGVRSTTPWVTASLEAIFETPLESPGKENEVDRFLKRGKELTSPERRMTVEEWIYFNAAEAEKKLKFECESLVNRFEMEGTRAIKVLEGLEVDETS